One Lentibacillus cibarius DNA window includes the following coding sequences:
- the menH gene encoding 2-succinyl-6-hydroxy-2,4-cyclohexadiene-1-carboxylate synthase — MYVTISDAVYWYEWNGDGEPVVLLHGFTGSSRTWDSLINGWLPDFKTIAIDLPGHGKTASQPKDTEAVCSDLVNLLDQLQLDKVHLIGYSMGGRTALSLAMLHPDRVMSLTLESASPGLNDEQQRSSRRHQDEKLASWIKTNGINTFVDYWEGLPLFRTQRTMPKDVQQRIRNERLQQSAEGLAQSLMTMGTGVQPSWWGELSSLRLPVLLLVGEEDAKFITINRAMEAYIPASDLHVVENAGHAIHVEQPNIFGKIVKGFLQSINKH; from the coding sequence ATGTATGTTACAATAAGTGATGCTGTATACTGGTATGAATGGAATGGGGACGGGGAGCCAGTTGTGCTGCTGCACGGATTTACCGGTTCTTCCCGCACGTGGGACTCCTTGATCAACGGCTGGCTACCGGATTTCAAGACCATTGCGATTGATTTGCCCGGTCATGGAAAAACTGCCAGTCAACCAAAAGATACGGAAGCGGTTTGTAGCGATTTGGTGAATCTGCTGGATCAGCTGCAATTGGATAAAGTGCATCTTATCGGTTATTCGATGGGTGGGCGAACAGCATTATCGTTGGCGATGCTGCATCCCGACCGGGTTATGTCGCTTACACTGGAAAGTGCTTCACCCGGATTAAATGACGAACAACAACGTTCTAGTCGCCGGCATCAAGATGAAAAGCTGGCTTCTTGGATAAAAACAAATGGAATCAACACATTTGTCGACTATTGGGAAGGGCTGCCATTGTTTCGTACACAGAGAACCATGCCGAAAGATGTACAGCAACGTATACGTAATGAACGACTCCAGCAATCGGCAGAAGGGCTTGCACAGTCACTCATGACCATGGGGACCGGTGTGCAGCCATCCTGGTGGGGAGAACTCTCATCTCTTCGTTTACCTGTGCTGCTCTTGGTCGGTGAGGAGGATGCGAAGTTTATTACCATTAATCGTGCTATGGAGGCATACATACCAGCGAGTGATCTTCATGTGGTGGAAAATGCCGGTCATGCAATCCATGTGGAACAACCGAATATTTTTGGTAAAATAGTGAAAGGGTTTCTTCAATCCATTAACAAACACTAA
- a CDS encoding 1,4-dihydroxy-2-naphthoate polyprenyltransferase encodes MNSTNDNSIKEALNERSGLQVWWRLLRPHTLTASIVPVFVGTMFALTEEHINLLLFLAMLLASILIQSATNMFNEYYDFILGLDNDKSVGIGGTIVRDGISPRTVLRLAITFFAIAILLGVYICMASSWWIAVIGIVCMLFGYLYTGGPYPIAYTPFGELFSGFFMGTVIIGISYYIQTSTLTSSVIWLSIPVAIFIGAIMLSNNIRDLDGDKENGRKTVAILLGRKNAIRFLAILFITAYSLTVIYMITGILPMWSILAFLSIFKAADVIRKFRGKTNSLEMMPAMAATGKTNTMYGFLIGISLLVSAYL; translated from the coding sequence GTGAATTCGACAAACGATAATTCAATAAAAGAGGCACTCAACGAACGCAGCGGCTTGCAAGTGTGGTGGCGTCTCTTACGTCCACATACACTGACAGCATCTATTGTTCCGGTATTTGTTGGAACGATGTTTGCACTGACAGAGGAGCATATTAACTTATTATTATTTTTAGCTATGCTTTTGGCATCCATCCTTATCCAATCTGCCACCAATATGTTCAACGAATATTATGACTTTATTCTGGGGTTGGATAATGATAAATCAGTCGGCATCGGTGGTACGATTGTCCGGGATGGTATTTCACCAAGAACGGTGCTTCGATTAGCAATTACGTTTTTTGCCATTGCCATTTTGTTAGGTGTTTATATCTGTATGGCATCAAGCTGGTGGATTGCTGTCATTGGCATCGTGTGTATGTTATTCGGTTATTTGTATACAGGTGGTCCGTACCCGATTGCCTACACACCATTCGGCGAGCTTTTCTCCGGATTTTTTATGGGGACGGTCATTATTGGAATCAGCTATTATATTCAAACATCAACACTGACAAGTTCGGTCATTTGGCTGTCGATACCGGTTGCGATTTTTATCGGGGCAATTATGCTTTCCAATAACATCCGTGATCTTGATGGAGATAAGGAAAATGGGCGGAAAACAGTCGCCATTCTGCTCGGACGGAAAAATGCCATTAGATTCCTGGCCATTTTATTTATCACCGCATACAGCTTAACCGTTATTTACATGATTACCGGAATTTTACCGATGTGGTCAATCCTGGCATTTTTAAGTATTTTTAAGGCAGCTGACGTTATTCGCAAATTCCGCGGCAAGACGAACTCGCTAGAAATGATGCCGGCCATGGCTGCCACAGGTAAAACGAACACAATGTATGGTTTCCTAATTGGCATTTCATTATTGGTCAGTGCCTATTTGTAA
- a CDS encoding YugN family protein, whose amino-acid sequence MIPLHSLMENNIYPLYVLEERFRPGGSIIRTNWDYEQSIIELIINDQGIHYLMRIPFYAVQGSLDFPGVTIRLEKPYLLNFEYPETAKSDENDTLDFSVADPGLNRETRKVGEAVLRKVEELLLPG is encoded by the coding sequence ATGATTCCGTTACACTCTTTGATGGAAAACAACATATACCCACTTTATGTGCTGGAAGAGAGATTTAGGCCAGGAGGTTCAATTATCCGAACGAATTGGGATTATGAACAATCGATAATTGAATTGATTATTAATGACCAAGGCATACACTATTTAATGCGTATTCCATTTTATGCCGTTCAAGGTTCATTAGATTTTCCGGGGGTAACAATACGGCTAGAGAAGCCGTATTTACTTAATTTTGAATACCCGGAAACGGCAAAAAGCGATGAAAATGATACCTTGGATTTTTCCGTAGCTGATCCCGGTTTGAACCGTGAAACTAGGAAAGTCGGTGAAGCTGTGCTGCGAAAGGTAGAAGAATTGTTACTACCAGGATGA
- a CDS encoding glucose-6-phosphate isomerase, translating into MTHISFSCTNAYQFFKQEEMDYLNDYIETAHYKLHENTGQGSDFLGWLDLPENMDKEEFTRIKTASKKIKNDSDVLLVIGIGGSYLGSRAAIDMLNHSFQNLLPGDKRQAPQIIFAGNHISSTYISELQDILENKDVSINVISKSGTTTEPAIAFRVFRKFLEDKYGKEEARKRIYATTDKEKGALKTVAEAEGYETFVIPDNVGGRYSVLTAVGLLPIAVSGIAIDEIIHGAKVAMNDLNEPKLANNPAYQYAAARNILYNKGKTTELLINYEPQLNMFSEWWKQLFGESEGKDQKGIFPASANFTTDLHSMGQYIQDGRRDLFETVLHINKPKKAIMVEEDTDNADGLNYLAGKTLHEINDKAYQGTLLAHTDGGVPNLVIEVPTLDAYTFGYLVYFFEKACAVSGYLLGVNPFDQPGVEAYKKNMFALLGKPGFEDEKEKLEKRLK; encoded by the coding sequence ATGACACATATCAGTTTTTCATGCACAAATGCATATCAGTTTTTCAAGCAAGAAGAAATGGACTACTTGAACGATTATATAGAAACTGCTCACTACAAACTTCATGAAAATACCGGTCAGGGCAGCGATTTTTTGGGGTGGCTCGATTTGCCGGAGAACATGGACAAAGAGGAATTCACGCGGATTAAAACCGCCTCAAAAAAAATCAAAAACGACTCCGATGTGCTGCTCGTTATTGGGATTGGCGGTTCGTATCTGGGGTCACGTGCGGCCATTGACATGCTTAATCATTCCTTTCAAAACTTACTTCCCGGGGACAAACGCCAAGCTCCTCAAATCATTTTCGCGGGTAATCATATCAGTTCGACATACATAAGTGAGCTGCAAGACATACTCGAAAATAAAGACGTATCCATTAACGTTATCTCTAAAAGTGGAACTACGACCGAGCCGGCGATAGCCTTCCGAGTTTTCCGTAAATTCCTTGAAGACAAATATGGTAAAGAAGAAGCGAGAAAACGAATCTACGCGACAACTGATAAAGAAAAAGGTGCTTTAAAAACCGTTGCGGAGGCAGAAGGATACGAAACATTCGTCATTCCTGATAATGTTGGAGGCAGATATTCCGTACTAACAGCAGTTGGACTATTGCCAATCGCTGTGAGCGGCATTGCAATCGATGAAATTATTCACGGTGCCAAAGTTGCCATGAATGATCTGAATGAGCCGAAACTCGCTAACAATCCGGCCTATCAATATGCGGCAGCTCGCAACATTTTATATAACAAAGGCAAGACGACAGAATTGCTGATTAACTACGAACCGCAACTCAACATGTTCAGTGAATGGTGGAAACAGCTCTTTGGCGAAAGTGAAGGCAAGGATCAGAAAGGTATTTTTCCGGCATCCGCCAATTTTACCACTGACCTTCACTCGATGGGACAATATATTCAGGATGGCCGCCGCGACCTGTTCGAGACTGTTCTGCACATTAATAAGCCAAAGAAAGCTATCATGGTAGAAGAGGACACAGACAATGCTGATGGACTTAATTATTTGGCTGGAAAAACGCTGCACGAAATCAATGACAAAGCCTATCAGGGAACACTGCTAGCACATACGGACGGCGGGGTGCCAAATTTAGTCATTGAGGTGCCAACACTTGATGCATATACGTTTGGCTACCTTGTATACTTTTTCGAGAAAGCATGTGCGGTGAGCGGTTACTTGCTCGGTGTCAACCCGTTCGATCAGCCCGGCGTGGAAGCATATAAGAAAAATATGTTTGCACTTCTCGGCAAGCCGGGATTTGAGGATGAAAAAGAAAAGCTTGAAAAAAGACTAAAATAA
- a CDS encoding thioredoxin family protein: MTLEQWFEQGMDPDTYIESMQKNKENLLHIYDHFTLPEDEQFIRNLAAHDLRVIVLTEDWCGDAMLNTPILLRLTEQADIPVKFLPRDENLELMDQYLTNGTSRSIPKFIFIDSNGKEVAVWGPRAEEIQEFVDHSRQQLPPSDHDDYKEKSKEIRRFMTKSFRDNTDFWQEVYESIKTTLKRNLNL; the protein is encoded by the coding sequence ATGACCCTTGAGCAATGGTTTGAGCAAGGCATGGACCCGGACACATATATAGAATCGATGCAGAAAAACAAAGAAAACTTACTACATATTTACGACCATTTCACATTACCGGAGGATGAGCAGTTTATTCGGAACTTGGCAGCGCATGACCTTCGCGTTATTGTGCTCACGGAGGACTGGTGTGGCGATGCGATGCTCAACACACCTATCTTGCTTCGTCTCACTGAACAGGCTGACATACCGGTTAAATTCCTACCCCGAGATGAAAACCTTGAGCTGATGGATCAATACTTGACTAATGGAACATCACGATCAATTCCCAAGTTCATTTTCATCGATAGCAATGGAAAAGAAGTGGCGGTATGGGGACCGAGAGCGGAAGAAATCCAGGAATTCGTCGACCATTCCAGACAGCAACTACCACCAAGCGATCACGATGATTATAAGGAAAAGTCAAAAGAAATACGCCGATTTATGACTAAATCCTTTCGTGACAATACTGACTTCTGGCAGGAAGTTTATGAAAGCATCAAAACCACTTTGAAAAGAAATTTGAATCTGTAA
- the menD gene encoding 2-succinyl-5-enolpyruvyl-6-hydroxy-3-cyclohexene-1-carboxylic-acid synthase: MNHTENLTRYTANFVDELVAAGLTDVVISPGSRSTPMAMTMTEHPELNQWVIIDERSAAFFALGMAKQMKRPVAIICTSGTAAANYFPAIIEAYYSRVPLIVLTTDRPHELRDVGAPQAIGQLKLYGDYTKWFHEMALPEATEDMLAYARSKASRAVHIAREGNAGPVHLNFPFREPLIPDFSTEDLWGKRGKGSFLGKMEGRRRLDPQQLNNLCEKLSHSGKGLIVCGPQPDPNLADAIAHLARQWGVPILADPLSQLRAGKHAKDHIIEGYDAILRNETIRKQLKPDFIIRFGAMPVSKAYLFFMKEHRDVQQFVVENHTGYREPAGNQTAFIDADGTALCRDLAAMVATPSADETWLDTWQQMNRIAKKHLLNQQGQEKLTEGEAIRGLMTVIPDRSTIYIGNSMAVRDLDTFFMSTTASLEVLANRGANGIDGMVSSGLGAGASGIPVTLVLGDLSFFHDMNGLLAAKHYRLNITILVINNNGGGIFSFLPQVDHQKHFETLFGTPLDIDFRQVITMYGGTYHQPTNLSDLQQVLKESYRYDGLSVVEVKTDRTENRQWHHDKWQAIENELLQTRG; encoded by the coding sequence ATGAATCATACGGAAAACCTGACACGGTATACAGCCAATTTTGTTGACGAACTCGTTGCTGCTGGATTGACAGACGTTGTTATTTCACCCGGTTCCCGCTCTACCCCGATGGCAATGACGATGACGGAGCATCCTGAGTTGAACCAGTGGGTGATTATTGACGAGCGGTCCGCGGCTTTTTTTGCGTTAGGAATGGCGAAACAGATGAAACGTCCGGTTGCCATTATATGCACCTCAGGAACAGCCGCCGCTAATTATTTTCCGGCGATCATTGAGGCATATTACAGTCGCGTTCCATTGATTGTCCTCACAACAGATAGGCCGCACGAGCTGCGTGATGTTGGCGCACCGCAGGCGATTGGACAGTTGAAGCTGTATGGGGATTATACTAAGTGGTTTCATGAAATGGCATTGCCGGAAGCCACTGAAGACATGCTTGCTTATGCGAGGAGTAAAGCATCCCGCGCAGTCCATATAGCAAGAGAAGGAAATGCCGGCCCGGTGCATTTGAATTTTCCATTCCGGGAACCATTAATACCTGATTTCTCCACTGAGGATCTCTGGGGAAAACGTGGAAAGGGTTCATTTCTTGGTAAGATGGAAGGACGACGTAGACTTGATCCTCAGCAATTGAACAATCTTTGTGAAAAATTGAGCCATTCCGGGAAAGGGTTAATTGTCTGTGGTCCGCAACCTGATCCTAATCTTGCCGATGCCATAGCTCACCTTGCACGGCAGTGGGGAGTTCCTATATTGGCAGATCCTTTGTCACAGCTTCGTGCCGGAAAGCATGCCAAAGATCATATAATAGAGGGGTATGATGCGATTTTACGGAATGAAACCATCCGGAAACAGCTGAAACCAGATTTTATCATTCGTTTTGGGGCGATGCCGGTTTCGAAAGCGTATCTTTTCTTTATGAAAGAACACAGAGATGTGCAACAGTTTGTCGTTGAAAATCATACTGGTTACCGAGAACCGGCCGGAAACCAAACAGCATTTATCGACGCTGATGGCACGGCATTGTGCAGAGACTTGGCAGCCATGGTTGCCACCCCGAGCGCTGACGAAACGTGGTTAGACACCTGGCAACAAATGAATCGTATTGCCAAAAAACACTTGCTGAATCAACAAGGGCAGGAAAAACTTACAGAGGGCGAAGCTATTCGCGGACTTATGACTGTTATTCCTGATCGGAGCACTATATATATCGGCAATAGTATGGCGGTACGGGATTTGGACACCTTTTTCATGTCTACCACTGCATCACTGGAGGTGTTGGCGAACCGGGGGGCGAATGGAATCGACGGAATGGTCTCCAGCGGTTTGGGAGCTGGGGCGTCAGGAATCCCTGTTACGCTCGTTCTGGGCGATCTGTCCTTTTTCCATGATATGAATGGGCTCTTAGCGGCTAAGCATTATAGGTTGAACATAACAATCCTTGTTATCAATAATAACGGTGGCGGTATTTTTTCTTTTCTCCCGCAAGTAGACCATCAAAAACATTTTGAAACGTTATTCGGTACACCGCTGGATATTGACTTCCGACAGGTCATTACCATGTATGGTGGCACTTATCACCAGCCAACGAACTTGTCGGATTTGCAGCAGGTGCTCAAGGAAAGTTATCGGTACGATGGATTATCAGTCGTTGAAGTAAAAACTGACCGGACGGAAAATAGGCAATGGCACCATGATAAATGGCAGGCTATTGAAAACGAACTGTTGCAAACGAGGGGTTGA
- a CDS encoding isochorismate synthase MenF, with protein sequence MIEVKLKSFESLLSKAITKAKTTEYNQLVSMTEEIHEVDPVRFFASAKTLSMDRVFWTSTSEQFSIVGVGCAWNIELEENRTETIENHWQQLVDEAIIDNPYQVPGTGVVGLGGMSFDPSVRKSSLWNKFSHRSFQVPNVLLTKHNARNYLTINLQVKANDDLQELTEWVEQAKDILVNSSERLPECAGIAGQQEIAPDKWKQTVKLAADKIKAHDAQKIVLARELRVTMTDDVQVASILRNLLETQPDSYVFAVERAGDCFVGASPERLVKQDNNQLFSVCLAGTAPRGKTEAEDREIGENLLHDDKNRSEHDFVVKMIRQSMEAYCDAVHVPETPVIHPFRNLQHLYTPVTAQLKRGYSIFDIIEKLHPTPALGGVPREASKDFIRKHEQLDRGWYGAPVGWFDSNRNGEFAVAIRSGLVQGDKVSLFAGCGVVKDSDPEAEYEETMIKFRPMLSALEGRQ encoded by the coding sequence ATGATTGAAGTAAAATTAAAATCATTTGAATCGCTGCTTTCAAAAGCAATTACCAAAGCGAAAACAACTGAGTATAATCAATTGGTAAGTATGACAGAAGAAATACATGAAGTTGATCCGGTTCGGTTCTTTGCGTCGGCAAAGACGTTGTCAATGGATCGTGTTTTTTGGACGAGTACATCTGAACAGTTTTCCATTGTCGGCGTTGGTTGTGCTTGGAATATAGAATTAGAGGAGAACCGAACAGAAACAATAGAAAACCACTGGCAGCAATTGGTCGATGAAGCAATAATTGACAACCCTTATCAAGTGCCTGGAACTGGGGTTGTAGGGCTTGGGGGCATGTCATTCGATCCAAGTGTTCGAAAATCTTCGCTATGGAATAAATTTAGTCATCGGTCGTTTCAGGTTCCGAATGTGCTGTTGACTAAGCATAATGCTCGTAATTACTTGACGATTAATCTTCAAGTTAAGGCTAATGATGATTTGCAGGAGCTGACCGAGTGGGTGGAACAAGCTAAAGATATATTAGTGAACAGCTCAGAAAGGTTACCGGAGTGCGCTGGCATCGCCGGACAGCAAGAAATAGCACCTGACAAATGGAAACAAACTGTAAAGCTTGCGGCGGACAAGATAAAAGCACACGATGCACAAAAAATTGTCTTGGCTCGTGAGCTGCGGGTGACAATGACAGATGACGTACAGGTTGCTTCTATTTTAAGAAATTTGTTGGAAACACAGCCGGATAGTTATGTGTTTGCTGTGGAACGTGCAGGCGACTGCTTTGTTGGCGCTTCTCCGGAAAGGTTAGTCAAGCAAGATAACAATCAATTATTTTCGGTTTGTCTTGCCGGAACAGCGCCACGCGGAAAAACGGAAGCAGAAGATCGTGAAATCGGTGAAAACTTACTCCACGATGATAAGAACCGTAGTGAGCACGATTTTGTCGTGAAAATGATCAGACAATCAATGGAAGCGTATTGCGATGCCGTTCATGTCCCGGAAACACCGGTCATTCATCCGTTTAGAAACCTACAGCATTTATACACTCCGGTAACAGCACAATTGAAAAGAGGGTACAGTATTTTTGACATTATCGAAAAATTGCACCCCACACCGGCGCTTGGTGGTGTTCCCCGGGAAGCCTCAAAGGACTTTATCCGAAAGCATGAACAGCTCGACCGTGGCTGGTATGGTGCCCCGGTTGGCTGGTTTGACAGCAACCGGAATGGGGAATTTGCTGTGGCCATCCGGTCCGGACTCGTACAGGGAGACAAGGTGTCCTTATTTGCCGGTTGTGGTGTTGTAAAGGATTCAGACCCGGAAGCGGAGTATGAAGAGACGATGATTAAATTCAGACCAATGCTGTCTGCACTGGAGGGACGGCAATGA
- a CDS encoding ECF transporter S component, translated as MRPTAQSSKLVKLVVLALLGTISLVLFFLNFPLPFLPPYLKIDFSEVPALMAALIFSPVAGIIVEGIKNLLYLVVSGAGDPIGVASNFFAGVMFVVPVAVLYHRSKGVKSVVSGLVTGTIVMAIGMSVLNYYLILPAYAWFTGAPEMAATTVKWITVSGGVLPFNMIKGVIVGVLFVPVFIKMKAWIEQKQTNLAA; from the coding sequence ATGCGACCAACCGCGCAATCATCAAAATTAGTTAAACTTGTTGTCCTGGCATTGCTAGGAACGATTTCTTTGGTGCTATTCTTTTTGAATTTTCCACTGCCATTTTTACCACCATATTTAAAAATAGACTTCAGTGAAGTACCGGCATTGATGGCGGCACTGATATTTTCACCGGTGGCTGGTATTATTGTAGAAGGGATTAAAAATTTGTTATATCTAGTTGTATCCGGTGCCGGCGATCCGATAGGTGTGGCATCAAACTTCTTTGCAGGGGTTATGTTTGTCGTACCAGTAGCTGTACTGTACCATCGGTCAAAAGGTGTCAAGAGTGTGGTTTCAGGGCTGGTAACTGGTACCATTGTTATGGCAATTGGGATGAGCGTTTTAAACTATTACCTGATCTTACCGGCTTATGCTTGGTTTACAGGAGCTCCCGAAATGGCTGCAACCACGGTGAAATGGATAACAGTTTCCGGTGGAGTGCTGCCTTTTAATATGATTAAGGGAGTTATTGTAGGCGTCTTATTTGTACCCGTATTTATTAAAATGAAGGCTTGGATAGAGCAAAAACAGACGAATTTAGCAGCATAA
- a CDS encoding M20/M25/M40 family metallo-hydrolase — protein sequence MEQANRSFLMDLLHTPSPSSDEVAIQKKWINYVKDFADEIKTDNAGNAIGIINPDAEFKVLLAGHCDEIALVINRIDDEGFLHFDKMGGINPKAAVGMKVTVLGHNAESTGVIGVNAQHHGGLKNDFGLEDLFIDCGYKTKEEAERFVQIGDLAVYKTNPELLMDRYVSGRGLDNRTGAFIVAEVLRRLSDRGSDVGVYAASTVNEETNMGGAYFAAAGIKPTMAIACDVTFATDYPGVNKNKHGDVKLDGGPVLAKGAPINIKINKMLEKTARRRNIRVQYELTPRMTGTDADRMRLTGPGVPISLVSLPLRYMHSPVETSSLKDMDEEIELLVTMLSEMTGEESLNPLDD from the coding sequence ATGGAGCAGGCGAACAGGTCGTTTTTAATGGATTTGTTGCATACACCGTCACCGTCAAGTGATGAGGTGGCCATTCAGAAAAAATGGATAAACTATGTAAAGGATTTTGCGGATGAAATCAAGACGGATAATGCCGGCAATGCAATTGGAATTATAAATCCGGATGCTGAATTTAAAGTATTATTGGCAGGTCATTGCGACGAAATTGCACTTGTTATTAACCGCATTGATGATGAGGGATTTCTTCATTTTGATAAAATGGGTGGCATAAATCCAAAGGCTGCTGTTGGAATGAAAGTGACCGTACTTGGGCACAACGCTGAATCAACGGGGGTTATCGGTGTCAATGCACAACACCATGGTGGCCTGAAAAACGATTTCGGATTAGAAGATTTGTTTATTGATTGCGGTTATAAAACAAAGGAAGAAGCGGAGCGGTTTGTACAGATAGGTGATTTGGCTGTTTATAAGACTAATCCAGAGCTTTTAATGGACAGGTATGTATCCGGCCGCGGTCTGGATAATCGGACAGGGGCATTTATTGTTGCTGAAGTTCTGCGGCGGCTTTCAGATAGAGGAAGCGATGTTGGTGTTTATGCGGCCAGTACCGTAAATGAGGAAACAAATATGGGAGGTGCGTATTTTGCTGCTGCCGGTATTAAGCCAACTATGGCCATCGCTTGTGATGTTACATTTGCCACGGATTATCCAGGTGTGAATAAAAATAAACACGGCGATGTTAAACTTGATGGCGGTCCGGTACTGGCAAAAGGCGCTCCCATTAACATTAAAATCAATAAGATGCTCGAAAAAACAGCTAGAAGACGGAATATTCGTGTACAGTATGAACTGACACCACGTATGACAGGGACAGATGCAGACCGTATGCGACTGACCGGTCCCGGTGTTCCCATTTCACTGGTTTCTCTGCCACTCAGGTACATGCACTCACCTGTCGAAACGTCTAGTCTTAAGGATATGGATGAGGAGATAGAATTACTTGTTACTATGCTGTCTGAAATGACGGGTGAAGAAAGTTTAAATCCATTAGATGACTAG
- a CDS encoding hotdog fold thioesterase produces MDFSETLMETLGIETKLLDENLVIMTMPVDERTHQPAGFLHGGANVALAESAASIGAYMNIDNEKFDVFGIEINANHIKSKREGIVTAKAEPLHKGRQTMVWEVRITDEHNRLLCISRCTISVVPKKK; encoded by the coding sequence ATGGACTTTTCCGAAACATTAATGGAAACACTCGGTATTGAGACAAAGCTACTTGATGAAAATCTTGTCATCATGACCATGCCCGTTGATGAGCGTACACACCAGCCTGCAGGATTCTTGCACGGAGGTGCAAATGTCGCATTAGCCGAATCCGCCGCAAGTATCGGCGCATATATGAACATTGATAACGAAAAGTTCGACGTGTTTGGCATCGAAATCAATGCCAATCATATCAAATCCAAGCGCGAAGGTATTGTTACCGCCAAAGCAGAACCTTTGCATAAAGGAAGACAAACGATGGTGTGGGAAGTGCGGATCACCGATGAGCATAACCGACTTCTGTGCATATCCCGTTGTACCATTAGCGTCGTTCCTAAGAAAAAGTAA
- a CDS encoding potassium channel family protein — protein MNLEVFKHIYFRMPAAVRLLLSIFVLMILFGFIIHLVEPNQFPSVFDGVWWAFITGATVGYGDYVPLTVPGRIIGILLLLSGGGMLTFYITTLAATTINHENKLSEGKVSFNGNHHIVVIGWNERTKQLTDMIADKDSNQEVVLIDRTLDKLPYRHYPVHFIHGDPSEDAVLIQANIKAAEAVLISSDITIDERKADINTILSIIAVRGNNQDVSINAEILTISQVENAIRAGADTVISSNDFMSTLFYHELFHKEQTKPFETVLTLLNNQQFNHIPLPDKLDGNTFKETVLFFLENGELLLGIIRDGKWHMNPRPDMELDKDDTLIILSSW, from the coding sequence GTGAATCTCGAAGTATTTAAACATATTTATTTCCGTATGCCGGCAGCTGTAAGGCTTCTCCTGTCTATTTTTGTACTCATGATCCTATTTGGATTTATCATTCACCTTGTCGAGCCAAATCAATTTCCATCCGTTTTTGATGGTGTATGGTGGGCGTTTATCACCGGCGCAACAGTCGGTTATGGTGATTATGTTCCACTTACTGTTCCAGGCAGAATCATTGGCATTCTTCTTCTACTTTCCGGCGGTGGCATGCTGACATTTTATATTACGACGCTCGCCGCAACCACTATTAATCATGAGAATAAGCTTTCAGAAGGGAAAGTCTCTTTTAACGGTAACCACCATATCGTAGTCATCGGCTGGAATGAGCGAACTAAACAGCTAACAGATATGATTGCCGATAAGGATTCTAACCAAGAAGTCGTGCTAATTGACCGGACATTGGACAAATTACCTTATCGTCATTATCCAGTTCATTTCATCCATGGAGATCCGAGCGAGGATGCCGTATTAATACAGGCCAATATTAAAGCCGCTGAGGCCGTCCTCATTTCGTCAGATATTACCATTGACGAGCGAAAAGCGGATATTAACACCATCTTATCCATCATCGCTGTTCGTGGGAACAATCAAGATGTCTCAATAAATGCAGAAATTCTAACCATCAGCCAAGTAGAAAATGCCATTCGGGCGGGTGCGGACACCGTTATAAGCTCAAATGATTTTATGAGTACACTGTTTTACCATGAGCTCTTCCATAAAGAACAGACAAAACCTTTTGAAACAGTGTTAACACTACTAAATAATCAACAATTTAACCACATTCCGCTTCCAGATAAGTTGGATGGAAACACCTTTAAAGAAACGGTACTGTTCTTCCTGGAAAACGGTGAACTTTTACTTGGAATAATTCGTGATGGCAAGTGGCATATGAATCCACGACCTGACATGGAACTTGACAAGGATGATACATTAATCATCCTCTCATCCTGGTAG